A DNA window from Paenibacillus sp. HWE-109 contains the following coding sequences:
- a CDS encoding peptidylprolyl isomerase → MKRKVGLCKWMAAVVLVLTAAASVVLAKGNLFVVQAKSDDIAWVNEIPISVVEFNKALRKNRAYSGESPTDVWKQKALDDSVSIKMQQIIAQENGVWPDISYSSFLQQWKRENERRQQAIRNKQVVFGPTQYSEDGYFEYMLSNANLAVKKQMQEQEAELADGLKAFYERKKDSLYASPGSVKVQQVMLTFLDANHQVSSKDKKRQEMEEVKAKLSSGADLEEAAKAYMPEGTVSVQQFAANNVRQNLRSPAAQAALKLKQGEISDVIEENGSYILMKCMEKSEPGFAYTPFEEIKEQILKDYIDDKYKEELQTRISQARIKVNDRLYQAVKVGE, encoded by the coding sequence ATGAAGCGTAAAGTAGGCTTATGCAAATGGATGGCCGCAGTAGTACTGGTGCTCACTGCGGCTGCTAGTGTTGTTTTGGCAAAAGGGAATCTATTTGTAGTTCAAGCAAAAAGCGATGACATAGCTTGGGTCAATGAGATTCCCATTAGCGTCGTTGAATTTAATAAGGCATTGCGCAAGAATAGGGCCTACTCGGGGGAATCGCCGACGGATGTGTGGAAGCAAAAGGCGCTCGATGACAGCGTGAGCATTAAAATGCAACAAATCATTGCGCAGGAAAACGGCGTATGGCCGGACATCAGCTATTCGAGTTTTTTGCAGCAGTGGAAGCGGGAAAATGAAAGAAGACAGCAAGCCATCCGGAACAAACAGGTTGTGTTCGGACCAACCCAGTATAGTGAGGATGGCTATTTTGAATACATGCTCAGCAATGCCAATCTAGCGGTGAAGAAGCAAATGCAAGAACAGGAAGCGGAATTGGCGGATGGCTTGAAAGCCTTTTATGAGAGGAAGAAAGATTCGTTATATGCCTCACCCGGTTCTGTGAAGGTGCAGCAGGTTATGCTAACTTTTCTTGACGCTAATCATCAAGTTTCTTCGAAAGATAAGAAACGGCAGGAGATGGAAGAGGTGAAGGCCAAGCTTTCATCAGGGGCAGACTTGGAAGAGGCTGCTAAAGCTTATATGCCGGAGGGAACGGTTTCCGTGCAGCAGTTTGCTGCAAACAACGTCAGACAAAACCTAAGAAGTCCTGCCGCCCAAGCGGCCCTGAAGTTGAAGCAGGGGGAAATAAGCGATGTCATTGAAGAGAATGGCAGCTATATCCTTATGAAATGTATGGAGAAAAGTGAGCCCGGTTTCGCTTATACCCCGTTTGAGGAAATCAAGGAACAAATCCTCAAAGATTATATAGATGACAAATATAAAGAGGAGCTTCAAACAAGGATTTCGCAAGCGCGGATTAAGGTAAATGACAGGCTTTATCAAGCTGTGAAAGTTGGTGAATGA
- a CDS encoding TetR/AcrR family transcriptional regulator, with product MSKEKIIHAAVDVFSENGYHRASMDEIALRANVAKGTLYYHFPGKAQLFKTLVVQGFQEVSNKIRADLQANLTLEEQIQRIIRHNLDLFLESSGLAHIVFNELSNGIDQEVLDELKKLRIDYIHFLAGVLEEGKQEGVLRDVDCKLAAAGIVGMLDSAANYFMSNTHELSREHMERFFYTIITSGLFMTAGE from the coding sequence TTGAGCAAAGAGAAAATCATCCATGCAGCAGTTGATGTGTTTTCGGAAAACGGATACCATCGGGCAAGCATGGACGAAATCGCCCTGAGAGCGAATGTAGCCAAAGGAACTCTCTACTATCATTTTCCGGGTAAGGCCCAATTGTTTAAAACACTTGTTGTCCAAGGTTTCCAGGAGGTTAGTAATAAAATCCGCGCCGATCTTCAAGCTAATCTCACTCTCGAAGAACAAATTCAACGAATTATCAGGCACAATCTCGATCTGTTTTTGGAGTCCAGCGGCTTAGCTCATATTGTTTTTAATGAATTATCCAATGGCATCGACCAGGAAGTTTTGGACGAATTGAAGAAGCTGAGAATAGACTACATTCATTTTCTTGCCGGGGTTTTGGAAGAAGGCAAACAAGAAGGCGTGCTGCGCGATGTTGACTGCAAGTTAGCCGCCGCAGGCATTGTCGGGATGCTCGACAGCGCAGCTAATTATTTTATGAGCAATACGCATGAATTGTCTCGTGAACATATGGAACGATTCTTCTACACAATCATTACGTCGGGGTTGTTTATGACTGCAGGTGAGTAA
- a CDS encoding glycosyl hydrolase 2 galactose-binding domain-containing protein, with translation MNVAKAIRKSLFFMLALLFVAAGTPMAQAGTAKAAEVGVGTDVTADSLRAASSVFPLSQNWNIQSAAIATASGSKISTSGFSTSGWFGTTVPNTVLGALVNAGNIKDPYIGQNMAYIDESRFTVPWWYRTEFTLPASEAGKQIAVNFQGINYKADIWINGKQIANSSDTIGSFRSYELDITDYVTADGTTKNTLAVQVTRPDYVKDLTIYWVDWVPRPADNNMGLWRDVLIKTSDTVKTRNPFVTSTVDANLAAAHLNAYVELSNTSKVDVTGAVYAIIKDPSGAAVTSISKTVTVKAAAKDQEVSFLGINVTSPQLWWPINMGDHPLYTVDFSFKANGKVSDSVVQKFGIREVSTEMNVSPSNSVDPPLKDMVQFYVNHKPVLIKAGGYSPTDLLLRRDQNANNAVVQYVKDMGLNTIRDEGKFNDDQLLQLLDENGILFMAGWVCCDRWQQPASFTDNEAKIAGASLYSQLRELRVHPSMIAWLNGSDNPPSYGNMDDQPPGSTVARGKFIEQMYLDLEHQMHWEDFSAIISSASAKVAELTGTVGGMHMDATYDYAPPAMYFEDMKLGGAFGFTSEAGPGPSLPVTETLKKILPASALWPYNAGGDNYQQWNYHASREAFGKLDVFQKALDSHYGSSNNLEEFNIKAQVQQYDAQRAQFEAVNANKYTKASGWIQWMLNNSFPSLYWNLFDFYLNPNGSYFGVKKANEPVHIMFDYASKEVKILNSTKDAYSGLKANVKVYNIDSTKVYDKAFNNLNVSPDGASPAVGGTPKKVGYETINFGGKIKTASGITIVNKLNEDTLNLSPTYFIRLELRDAGNQLISVNTYAQTKKKDLIRYQNHDWNYTPQDQYADFTELQSLNPVDLQLVSSKAVTTGSQQTLTYTVKNNGSSIAFAVFAKIKKGTAGDLVAPVKMEDNYFVLLPGEQRTLTAEYAVSDLNGAAPVISLDCYNNIITKKTPTPTTLDLAKGKKTAVSSTESASFPAKNAVDDSVFTEWQSNSKDTSGNDPQWLSVDLGASKKINRTITRWGFENYARDIKIQVSDDNKTWQTVATATNPYGSTVSDIAFNSVTKRYVKIVMSGKRPGAPQVGSGGSGQGFTGLNAVPAAKSFKIGAFEVYGSN, from the coding sequence ATGAATGTTGCCAAAGCGATCAGGAAATCACTTTTTTTTATGTTAGCGCTTTTATTCGTTGCAGCCGGTACGCCAATGGCTCAGGCAGGAACAGCAAAAGCAGCCGAAGTGGGAGTAGGAACGGATGTTACAGCAGACTCATTAAGAGCCGCATCAAGTGTGTTTCCGTTAAGCCAGAACTGGAATATTCAGTCAGCAGCCATTGCAACCGCAAGCGGATCGAAAATTTCAACATCCGGCTTTTCAACATCCGGTTGGTTCGGCACGACGGTTCCCAATACCGTTCTGGGAGCGTTAGTCAATGCCGGCAATATTAAAGATCCCTACATTGGTCAAAATATGGCTTATATCGACGAAAGCAGATTCACAGTTCCATGGTGGTATCGCACGGAATTTACACTGCCAGCGTCAGAGGCAGGCAAGCAAATCGCCGTCAATTTCCAAGGGATCAACTATAAAGCAGACATTTGGATCAATGGCAAGCAAATCGCCAACAGCTCGGATACCATCGGCTCCTTCCGCAGCTATGAATTGGATATTACCGATTATGTAACCGCTGACGGCACAACCAAAAATACGCTCGCCGTTCAAGTCACACGGCCTGATTATGTGAAAGACTTGACGATTTATTGGGTGGATTGGGTCCCAAGGCCGGCAGATAACAACATGGGACTGTGGCGCGATGTTCTTATTAAAACCAGCGACACAGTAAAAACGCGCAACCCGTTTGTTACCTCAACAGTGGATGCCAATCTTGCTGCCGCTCATCTCAACGCCTATGTGGAATTAAGCAATACGAGCAAAGTGGACGTAACAGGGGCCGTTTATGCCATTATTAAAGATCCTTCAGGCGCTGCCGTTACGAGTATTTCGAAGACTGTTACTGTAAAAGCCGCAGCCAAGGATCAGGAAGTTTCCTTCCTAGGGATCAATGTTACCAGCCCTCAGCTCTGGTGGCCGATCAATATGGGCGATCACCCGTTGTATACAGTCGACTTTAGTTTTAAGGCAAACGGCAAAGTCTCCGATAGTGTGGTACAAAAATTCGGAATCCGTGAAGTTTCAACGGAAATGAATGTATCCCCTTCCAATTCGGTTGATCCGCCGCTCAAAGACATGGTGCAATTCTATGTAAACCACAAGCCTGTTCTAATCAAGGCGGGGGGATATTCGCCTACAGATCTTCTTCTGCGCCGGGATCAGAATGCGAACAACGCGGTCGTTCAATACGTCAAAGATATGGGCCTGAACACCATTCGCGACGAAGGCAAGTTCAATGATGATCAGCTGCTCCAGCTTTTGGACGAGAACGGTATTCTGTTCATGGCGGGCTGGGTATGCTGCGACAGATGGCAGCAGCCTGCCTCCTTCACGGATAACGAAGCAAAAATCGCCGGAGCATCCCTATACTCGCAGCTTCGCGAATTAAGAGTACATCCGAGTATGATTGCTTGGTTGAACGGAAGCGATAATCCGCCTTCGTATGGCAATATGGACGACCAGCCGCCAGGCTCGACGGTAGCGCGCGGTAAATTTATTGAACAGATGTATCTGGATTTGGAACATCAGATGCATTGGGAGGATTTCAGCGCCATCATCTCAAGCGCCTCTGCCAAGGTTGCGGAATTAACCGGAACGGTGGGCGGTATGCACATGGATGCTACCTATGATTATGCGCCGCCGGCAATGTATTTCGAAGACATGAAGTTAGGCGGAGCATTCGGATTTACATCGGAAGCAGGTCCTGGACCAAGTTTGCCTGTCACCGAAACCTTAAAGAAAATTCTACCGGCAAGCGCACTCTGGCCTTATAACGCAGGCGGAGACAACTATCAACAATGGAATTACCATGCATCAAGAGAAGCTTTTGGGAAGTTAGACGTATTCCAGAAAGCGCTGGACAGTCACTATGGATCATCCAATAACTTGGAAGAATTCAATATTAAAGCGCAAGTGCAGCAATATGATGCGCAGCGCGCGCAGTTTGAAGCCGTGAATGCCAATAAATACACCAAGGCGTCAGGCTGGATTCAATGGATGCTCAACAATTCATTCCCAAGCTTATATTGGAATCTATTCGACTTTTATTTGAATCCCAACGGATCTTACTTCGGGGTCAAGAAAGCGAATGAACCAGTACACATCATGTTCGATTACGCTTCCAAGGAAGTTAAGATTCTCAACAGTACGAAAGATGCTTACTCGGGCTTAAAAGCCAATGTAAAAGTTTACAATATCGACAGCACTAAAGTGTATGACAAAGCGTTCAATAACCTGAACGTTTCTCCCGATGGAGCAAGTCCGGCTGTGGGCGGGACACCTAAAAAGGTCGGTTATGAAACGATCAATTTCGGCGGCAAAATCAAGACGGCAAGCGGCATTACGATTGTGAACAAACTGAATGAAGATACGCTTAATTTATCACCTACCTATTTCATTCGTTTGGAATTGAGAGATGCGGGCAACCAGCTTATCAGTGTGAACACCTATGCCCAAACGAAGAAAAAAGATCTGATTAGATATCAGAATCATGATTGGAACTACACGCCTCAAGATCAATATGCCGACTTCACGGAACTACAAAGCTTGAACCCGGTTGACTTGCAACTCGTCAGCAGCAAGGCTGTGACTACAGGTTCTCAGCAAACGCTCACTTATACGGTCAAAAATAACGGCAGCTCCATTGCTTTCGCGGTTTTCGCCAAGATCAAGAAAGGCACGGCAGGCGATCTTGTAGCACCGGTCAAAATGGAGGACAACTATTTCGTCTTGCTTCCGGGCGAACAAAGAACCCTTACGGCCGAGTATGCTGTCTCCGATTTAAACGGAGCTGCACCGGTCATCTCGCTGGATTGCTATAATAACATCATCACGAAGAAAACTCCGACGCCAACAACGCTCGATCTGGCCAAAGGGAAAAAGACGGCTGTATCGTCTACAGAGTCCGCGTCCTTCCCGGCGAAGAATGCGGTGGATGACAGCGTGTTCACCGAATGGCAAAGCAATTCGAAAGACACATCCGGCAACGATCCGCAGTGGCTTTCGGTCGATCTCGGAGCGTCTAAAAAAATCAATCGAACCATCACCAGATGGGGCTTTGAAAACTATGCGCGAGATATTAAAATTCAAGTTTCCGATGACAACAAAACATGGCAGACTGTCGCTACGGCAACAAACCCATACGGCTCGACAGTGAGCGATATTGCTTTTAATTCTGTCACCAAGCGTTATGTGAAAATTGTCATGTCCGGCAAGCGGCCCGGTGCTCCGCAAGTAGGCAGCGGCGGATCAGGGCAAGGATTCACCGGATTGAATGCTGTTCCTGCAGCCAAATCTTTTAAAATCGGTGCGTTTGAGGTCTATGGATCCAACTGA
- a CDS encoding Gfo/Idh/MocA family protein, producing MRKITVALIGAGQRGVNYAGYALEHPDQLQVVAVAEPNTSRRHNFQALHGLSDEFCFESWEDLLGKPNLADAVLICTQDNMHFEPTMKALEAGYHVLLEKPMSPDPWECIQMGKRSEQAERVFSICHVLRYTNFFTTIKRLLSEGAIGQLMSIQHNENVAYWHQAHSFVRGNWRKAAESSPMILAKSCHDLDIILWLAGADCTYVSSFGSLSHFKKENAPEGAPQRCLDGCPVSDQCLYYAPNVYLTDDIYWPTSAISDDLSLEARTKALQEGPYGRCVYHCDNDVVDHQVVNLAFANEVTAAFTMSAFTNDCSRTLKLMGTKGEIRGAMEKNEIEVIDFATGTATQISLEIPGGHIGHGGGDFGLIRDFIKLVQEDSKVAGLTSAARSVQSHLMAFAAERSRLDRKVVALKEFWEVNEINEA from the coding sequence ATGCGAAAAATAACAGTGGCATTAATCGGAGCGGGACAAAGAGGAGTAAACTATGCGGGATATGCGCTTGAGCATCCAGATCAACTGCAGGTTGTTGCTGTCGCTGAACCAAATACGAGTAGAAGACACAATTTTCAAGCGCTGCACGGATTGTCTGATGAGTTCTGTTTCGAGAGCTGGGAAGATTTACTGGGTAAACCTAATCTTGCGGATGCCGTCCTTATATGCACGCAAGACAATATGCACTTTGAACCGACGATGAAAGCTTTGGAAGCGGGCTATCACGTGCTGCTCGAAAAACCGATGTCTCCCGATCCATGGGAATGTATCCAAATGGGGAAGCGCTCGGAGCAAGCTGAACGCGTGTTTTCGATTTGTCATGTGCTCAGGTATACGAATTTCTTCACAACGATCAAGAGGTTGCTGAGTGAGGGTGCGATTGGACAGCTCATGTCGATTCAACATAATGAGAATGTAGCGTACTGGCATCAGGCGCACAGCTTTGTCAGAGGCAATTGGCGCAAGGCTGCCGAATCCAGTCCGATGATTTTGGCCAAATCCTGCCATGACTTGGATATCATTCTATGGTTGGCGGGGGCGGATTGCACGTATGTATCCTCTTTTGGATCTTTGTCTCATTTTAAAAAGGAAAATGCCCCGGAGGGAGCACCACAGCGATGCTTGGACGGATGCCCGGTTTCGGATCAATGTCTATACTATGCGCCTAACGTGTATCTGACGGACGATATATATTGGCCTACTTCTGCGATCAGCGATGATCTTAGCTTGGAAGCCCGCACCAAAGCGCTGCAAGAGGGGCCATACGGTAGATGCGTGTATCATTGCGACAATGATGTCGTTGACCATCAAGTGGTCAATCTTGCGTTTGCTAACGAAGTGACGGCTGCTTTTACGATGAGCGCATTTACGAATGATTGCAGCAGAACGCTGAAATTGATGGGAACAAAAGGTGAGATTCGCGGTGCGATGGAGAAAAATGAGATCGAAGTGATTGATTTCGCAACAGGTACAGCTACGCAAATCTCACTTGAAATCCCAGGCGGACACATCGGGCACGGTGGCGGGGACTTCGGTCTGATTCGCGATTTCATTAAGCTGGTTCAAGAGGACAGTAAAGTGGCTGGATTGACATCTGCGGCCCGATCGGTGCAGAGCCACTTGATGGCATTTGCGGCGGAGCGGTCAAGGCTGGATCGAAAAGTTGTTGCTTTGAAGGAGTTCTGGGAAGTGAATGAAATAAATGAAGCGTAA
- a CDS encoding IS1182 family transposase: MAKFKAYTTEQGELLPIYLSEWVTDDHEVRLVSDIVEQLDLSAITNKYSKRGEEAYHPAMLLKLWFYGYATGVFTSRKLQIATKESIPFRWLCGGYLPDFRTLSDFRKNHLDTLPGLFKQVIQIAMELGYISLGHVSIDGSKIKASASKHKSMSRERMQKRLVQLEDEVRQALEYSATEEMLEEPHPTSPSLSLEERYARIAQIKSALENLEEQRPAEQAESPQSDQFNFTDADSRIMSTRNQGVIQGYNPQIAVDSDHGFIVGLQMSNQTTDQQQFENVLHSMKTMTGDRPQKLSADAGYFSASNIAAALEAEVDAYIAADRENKKKNNAYDKTNFTYVPELDYYLCPAGKELTRKRTVHANDADKPTTWVYECSVCSECPFRDECVKSKTGKRSITRSEHDPLREEMRTKVQSDEGTAVYRMRKAIVEPIWGQLKEVQGFRQFHLRGEDKVSGEFILLSLSHNIRKLHAAKYPKPATLYKRERSARKQRVAG; encoded by the coding sequence ATGGCTAAATTCAAAGCATATACCACAGAGCAAGGTGAACTTCTACCTATCTATTTAAGCGAGTGGGTAACAGATGATCATGAAGTTAGACTTGTCAGCGACATCGTCGAGCAGTTAGACCTATCTGCCATTACTAACAAATACTCCAAGCGTGGAGAAGAAGCCTATCATCCTGCCATGCTGCTCAAACTGTGGTTCTATGGGTATGCGACAGGCGTCTTCACGTCTAGGAAACTTCAAATAGCTACGAAAGAAAGCATTCCTTTTCGCTGGTTATGTGGCGGATACCTGCCAGATTTTCGTACGCTGAGTGACTTTCGGAAGAACCACCTGGATACCCTTCCAGGTTTATTCAAACAAGTCATACAAATCGCTATGGAACTGGGCTATATCTCGCTCGGGCATGTGAGCATTGACGGTTCTAAAATAAAGGCAAGCGCCTCTAAACATAAATCGATGTCACGTGAGCGTATGCAAAAACGCCTCGTTCAATTGGAAGACGAAGTCCGGCAAGCATTGGAGTATTCTGCTACCGAGGAAATGTTGGAGGAACCCCATCCGACGAGTCCTTCCCTATCGTTGGAGGAACGCTATGCCCGCATCGCGCAAATAAAATCTGCGCTGGAGAATTTGGAAGAACAGCGGCCAGCGGAACAGGCCGAATCTCCTCAGAGCGATCAATTTAATTTTACCGATGCCGACTCTCGCATCATGAGCACACGGAACCAAGGTGTCATTCAAGGCTACAATCCACAAATTGCCGTAGACAGCGATCATGGCTTCATCGTTGGACTTCAAATGAGTAACCAAACAACCGATCAACAGCAGTTTGAAAACGTGCTTCATTCCATGAAAACAATGACAGGAGATAGGCCTCAGAAGCTGAGTGCTGATGCAGGGTATTTTAGTGCGTCCAACATTGCAGCGGCGCTGGAGGCTGAAGTGGATGCCTACATTGCTGCCGATCGCGAAAACAAAAAAAAGAATAATGCCTACGACAAGACCAACTTCACTTATGTACCTGAGCTAGATTATTATCTCTGCCCTGCTGGCAAAGAGCTTACACGGAAACGAACCGTGCATGCGAATGATGCAGATAAGCCAACGACTTGGGTTTATGAATGCAGCGTCTGTAGCGAATGTCCTTTTCGAGACGAGTGTGTAAAAAGTAAAACAGGGAAGCGTTCCATCACACGTAGCGAGCATGATCCCCTGCGAGAGGAAATGCGAACGAAAGTGCAAAGTGATGAGGGAACAGCCGTTTACCGAATGCGTAAGGCGATCGTTGAACCGATATGGGGGCAGTTGAAGGAGGTTCAAGGATTTCGTCAATTCCATTTGCGGGGCGAGGATAAAGTATCTGGGGAGTTCATACTGCTCTCTCTAAGCCACAACATCCGCAAATTGCATGCGGCGAAGTATCCCAAACCAGCCACTTTGTACAAACGGGAGAGGTCTGCCCGTAAACAAAGAGTGGCTGGATGA
- a CDS encoding carbohydrate ABC transporter permease, translated as MVYKPSFSRKLFVLMNALVLTFITIIGIVPFIHLLAVSLSSNTAAMAGEVKLLPIGFTLDAYVYLGHKVEFIRSLRVSLERVVLGTVINMFLIFITAYPLAKETTQFRSRTVYVWFFAVTIFLGGGLIPTYMIVKSTGLINTIWALVLPGALNVWNMIMMLNFFRGIPREMEEAATIDGASHWTLLWKIYLPVSLPAIATIGLFTIIGHWNSWFDGILYMNSPDKYPLQTYLSTLITAMNAQMQSVNVEQLKQLENLSEKTLRTAQIFMGALPILLVYPFVQRFFIKGMTVGSVKE; from the coding sequence ATGGTGTATAAACCATCGTTTAGCAGAAAGCTGTTCGTCTTGATGAATGCCTTGGTACTTACCTTCATTACGATCATCGGTATTGTGCCGTTCATTCACCTGCTCGCTGTCTCGTTAAGCTCCAATACAGCGGCGATGGCTGGCGAAGTTAAGCTTTTGCCGATTGGGTTTACGCTCGATGCTTACGTGTATCTTGGACATAAGGTGGAATTTATTAGATCACTCCGTGTTTCCCTGGAAAGGGTCGTGCTCGGAACGGTCATCAATATGTTCCTGATTTTCATTACCGCTTATCCGCTTGCCAAAGAAACGACGCAATTTCGCTCCCGAACCGTGTATGTGTGGTTTTTTGCGGTCACGATTTTCTTGGGTGGAGGACTCATCCCGACGTATATGATTGTCAAATCAACCGGGCTGATCAATACGATCTGGGCGCTTGTTCTGCCTGGCGCATTGAATGTATGGAATATGATCATGATGCTGAACTTCTTTCGAGGAATTCCCAGGGAAATGGAAGAAGCTGCGACGATTGACGGAGCAAGTCATTGGACGCTGCTGTGGAAAATCTATTTGCCTGTCTCGCTGCCAGCCATTGCAACCATTGGGTTATTTACCATTATCGGACACTGGAATTCTTGGTTTGACGGTATTCTGTATATGAATTCACCGGATAAATATCCGCTTCAGACCTACCTGTCCACCTTAATCACCGCAATGAATGCGCAAATGCAGTCTGTGAATGTCGAGCAGCTCAAACAGTTGGAGAATCTGAGTGAGAAAACGCTTCGCACTGCGCAAATTTTCATGGGGGCGCTGCCGATTTTATTGGTGTACCCGTTCGTACAACGATTTTTTATCAAAGGAATGACTGTAGGCAGTGTGAAGGAATAA
- a CDS encoding ABC transporter permease, with amino-acid sequence MPLHLMLLPGVLVTLVYAYGPILGVVMAFQKYEPVLGFFKSKWVGLKNFRYVFNLPDFNQVLWNTVLIASLKIIFSLAVPLILALLLNEITKKWFQRMIQTSIFLPFFLAWTVLGGVILELFSLRGPINGMISSMGLEPIMFMGSNNWFRAIMVGSDVWKGMGYNMIIFLAAITGINASLYEAAEVDGAGKWKQMMHITLPGMMPIIILMTTLSFGNILNAGFDQILIMYNPTVYQGADIIDTFTYRLGLFNQQFAPAAAVGLFKSGISVGLVSLSYYLAYKFSNYRIF; translated from the coding sequence ATGCCGCTGCATCTAATGCTGCTGCCTGGCGTTTTAGTTACGCTTGTTTATGCTTACGGCCCTATCCTTGGCGTCGTGATGGCATTTCAAAAATATGAACCCGTGCTTGGTTTTTTCAAATCCAAGTGGGTGGGGCTCAAAAACTTTAGATACGTATTCAACTTGCCTGACTTTAACCAGGTTTTGTGGAATACGGTACTCATCGCCTCTTTGAAAATTATCTTTTCGTTAGCGGTTCCGCTTATTTTGGCGCTGCTGCTGAATGAAATTACCAAAAAGTGGTTTCAACGCATGATTCAGACGAGTATTTTTCTGCCGTTTTTTCTTGCCTGGACTGTTCTTGGCGGAGTCATTCTGGAGTTGTTTTCTTTGAGAGGCCCTATTAATGGCATGATTTCCAGTATGGGTCTGGAGCCGATTATGTTCATGGGCAGCAATAATTGGTTTCGGGCGATTATGGTTGGTTCGGATGTCTGGAAGGGCATGGGCTATAATATGATCATTTTTCTGGCTGCTATCACAGGCATTAACGCAAGTCTATATGAGGCTGCCGAAGTAGACGGGGCTGGCAAATGGAAGCAAATGATGCATATTACATTGCCGGGGATGATGCCAATCATTATTCTTATGACGACATTAAGCTTTGGAAATATATTGAATGCAGGGTTTGATCAGATCTTGATCATGTACAATCCAACCGTGTATCAGGGTGCTGATATTATTGATACCTTCACTTACAGGCTTGGTCTATTCAATCAACAGTTTGCGCCTGCTGCGGCAGTAGGACTATTTAAGTCAGGCATATCCGTCGGTTTGGTATCGTTATCCTACTATCTGGCGTACAAATTCAGCAATTACCGAATATTTTAG
- a CDS encoding cytochrome P450, with protein sequence MNEENPTSALSELIPLSYFKEMHNSFPVSLNNENTAWNVFKYEDVKTIFTRHDLFSSQGVESVNDPIESSILRQDPPKHRQLRMLVSQAFTPRIIQGLAAKIEAIAEALCDQMEVNAKVDGLYDYASPLPIIVIAEMLGIPPEDRERFKVWSDALVGNDSASYYQCQQEMSVYFSEIADRRRLEPQDDLISNLVRANEEGAQLSDVEVIGFCILLLVAGNETTTNLISSAMLLFDGHADAKAQLKADSTLIPQALEEVLRYCSPVQMMIRTVTQTTVLRGQTLIPGQMVNIWIGSANHDEAIFEHPEIFNIHRNPNPHLAFGHGIHYCLGAQLARLESKIAIQTLLRRFPEFRLDHSQPLERIDSWIMFGVKQLPIILRHEMNTNR encoded by the coding sequence ATGAATGAGGAAAATCCAACTTCCGCTTTAAGCGAACTGATTCCGTTGTCTTATTTTAAAGAAATGCACAATTCCTTTCCGGTGTCGTTAAATAACGAGAACACAGCATGGAATGTTTTTAAATACGAAGATGTCAAAACGATTTTCACTCGTCACGACCTGTTTTCTTCCCAAGGTGTAGAATCCGTGAATGATCCCATTGAGTCGAGTATTCTGAGACAGGATCCACCCAAACATCGGCAATTGCGGATGCTTGTGTCTCAGGCTTTCACGCCTCGGATCATCCAAGGACTGGCAGCTAAGATTGAGGCGATAGCGGAAGCGTTATGCGACCAAATGGAAGTAAATGCCAAGGTCGATGGTCTATATGACTATGCGAGCCCACTGCCGATTATCGTCATTGCCGAAATGCTGGGCATTCCCCCGGAAGATCGTGAGCGTTTCAAAGTGTGGTCGGATGCGCTGGTTGGGAACGATTCCGCTAGCTATTATCAATGCCAGCAAGAGATGAGCGTCTATTTTAGCGAAATTGCCGATAGGCGGCGACTGGAACCTCAGGACGATTTGATTAGCAATCTTGTGCGCGCTAATGAAGAAGGAGCACAATTAAGCGATGTGGAAGTGATCGGTTTTTGCATCCTGCTGCTTGTAGCGGGAAATGAGACCACAACCAACTTGATTTCTTCAGCCATGCTTCTCTTCGACGGCCATGCGGATGCAAAAGCACAACTCAAAGCGGATAGTACCTTGATCCCACAAGCGCTTGAAGAGGTTCTTCGTTATTGTTCACCTGTTCAAATGATGATAAGAACGGTAACGCAGACAACGGTTCTACGCGGGCAAACGCTGATTCCCGGCCAAATGGTCAACATCTGGATTGGCTCGGCCAACCATGATGAAGCTATCTTCGAGCATCCGGAAATCTTCAATATCCACCGCAATCCGAATCCCCATCTCGCCTTTGGTCACGGCATTCACTACTGTTTGGGCGCGCAATTAGCTCGTTTGGAAAGTAAAATTGCCATTCAAACGCTGCTCCGGCGGTTCCCTGAATTCCGGCTCGACCATTCACAGCCCTTGGAGCGGATCGACAGTTGGATTATGTTCGGGGTCAAACAATTGCCGATTATTTTGCGCCATGAGATGAATACGAATCGCTAG